In Alteromonas macleodii, the sequence CAACGCATTGCTCATGAAATTCATTGTGCTGCCTAAAGCTAATCAGATATTTTAAAAGCCCTTCGTGATCAATGGCTTTTCCTTCATATCTAATCTGAATACTAGCCCAATCTGGCTGACTTGTGATTAAACAATTAGATTTAAGTAAATGAGAAACCAAGGTCTCCTTGGTATCAGCATTATTCTCGGTAACCGCTAAATATTGTGTGTTAGGTGAGTATTGCTCGATTTCCACATCAAGGTTATCTAATAAAATTCCCTCGAATTCCTTAAACTGCAATGCGGTAAACTGTTGAGGAAGAATGAGTTTTACCTGAACCTGCTCCCCTGCACATTTAGATAGATCAGCTTGAAGAACGTTTTGAACCTCTTCTGGTGAAGCAAGCTTTGATTGGTTGAAACTGTTCAAATATAGCTTGAACGACTTTGATTCAATAAGGTTTGGGGAAGTTATTGGAACGTGACACTCCAAAATTGCCACATTAGGCTTTCCTTTTTCATTAAGCCAAGAAAGTTCATATCCCGTCCAAGTGTCTATTCCGTCAAACGGTAATTCAGAATCGTTAAGGGATAACGTATCTCGACTTAAACTGCGAGGTACCCCTTGCAATAAGCTTGGGTTGTATTCAAATTCATAATCGACCTGTTTGCCCAGAGACAGGTCATCAGGTGCGGAGATAATAATTTTTTGAGGCGAATTGTCAGTCGACATAAGAACCTTTCATCTATCTACTTAAAGTGCTAACTGGCGTGCTGCTACAGCGTAATTTTACGAGGGTGCGTTATGAACTAGCAGCACAGCCTAAGAAAGCCGAGTGTTGACTTAACTGTTTAGTTGTATAGTGTACCCCAAAAATACGAGGGTAACGTCAAAATGGCTCTAACAATTCCTGCACAATTAGATAAATTTGTATCATCTTATGTCGAACAAGCTGAAGCTAAGGGATTAAAAATCGCATTTGACAGCGAGTGGCCATCGCCTTGCTATAAAAATAGTGTAAATGACGGCGAGCTTGTCACTTGGGCTCCCGTGCTGCAATCTCCTCCACACTCTTTCGATAATGTTGAAGATGCACTGGCCTTAACGCTCAACCCAGATTATTGTCAGTTTTTCACTCGTTATTACAGTGACAATTTAAAGGCAACGGCACCGCAAGGTAACTGCGAATTGCTTCAAGTGTTTAATAGCGAAGACTTTGAAAGGCTACAACAGAACTTAATCGGTCACTTGTTAATGAAGCAAAGGCTCAAACAAGCACCTACGTTGTTTTTCGGCTTAACAGACGAAGAAGATTTCATATTAACGGTTGTCAACGAAAGCGGTGAAGTTGCATTGGAACAAGTAGGAAGAGAGCCTGCTAAAATACTTGCCCCGTCTCTAGCCGTATTTCTTGAGCAACTCACTCCTCGTGCTTGAAAATAACGCCTTTATACAACCTACCTACAAACAGTCACTACTTTCTTTGTTCGCATTAGTGTTTACTAAGCATGCATCAATTTAAGTAGTGCCTGTTTTAATTCAGCGACTTCCTTTTCTAATGTTTCCACACGCGCTTGAAGACTGTCTGGTCGATGTGTATTTAACGAAGTACTTTGTGAAGGTTGAGCTTCTTTGCCCGTGGCGTCAAGCTGAGGCTTATGTGCATTGAAACGCTTAATTGCTTCAATAGCTTCTGTTACTGACACCTTGAATGGGGCTTTAGACCTTAAAATGCCTACCGTTGGCGTTTTGCCCTCTTGATACATTTGAAGACATAAAACGTGAAGTTGCTGTAAGTTCGAATTTGACATGAGAGTAAAAAGTTTTTAGATCGCGATTATAGCTAGTGTAGCTTGTTCACATAGTCAATTTCACTAATAAGTTGCTGATTTCACTATTTTTCAAATGTGCAAAAGTTGAGTGGTAAATAAAGTTCATATAAATCAGAGGGATATGCTTTTGGTACTATTCTTGTTTATTTAGTTTTGCATCACGTTTTTTCACACCATCAAGGGGATGAAAAATAAACGGTGCAGTCAGTATTCAGTGTCGATTCACATAGTAGGCGTAATACTCTACATGGTTATAAGTACTGACAATGTTTGCAATTGTAAGGTTTGCAACTAAAAGGCCATTAGGCTGTTAATTTAAAAATAAAAAACAACACACAATATTTAAGGAATTCACATGAAAACGGTTCTTCTTTCTGTAGCTTTAGCATCTTCTGTTTTGCTTTCTGGCTGTGTCGTATCTGTAGGGGGCGGGTCAGATAGCCACTATGGCGCTGATTGGGAAGATAGAGAGTTTAATAATCGCAAACATATCGCAAATCTTGAGACGGGCACGAGCTATGAAAGTGTTTTAAGAAAAATGGGCGTTGCAGACTTTAACGAGCTGTTTGAAAAGCAAGATGGTACATATCGCGTACTATATTACCGCACGCAAAAAACAATGGGCGATGGTATAACGACGAAAGATGAGTGTACGCCCCTTGTTTTCAGAAATAGTAGCTTAGTCGGGTGGGGCGATAGCGCATACAGCCTAATGCACTAATTGGTGTTTTTGCGAATGTATAGCGATGTAGGAATTGATGAAAAGTTAAATGTTAATTAAAAGTTAACATGAAAGGGGTTTTCAAGTAGGCTAAAGTTTAGACAATGTGAGTGGGTGATGGCGCGAATATAAAGTGAGTGGCGTGTCGACCACTTTTTCTTATTTTACCGAGCTTTTACCGAGTCTGGTAAAAATAACTAAACAGCTTTGCGTACAAGGAGCCCCTTATGAATACCGATGCCCACAATAACGCGTTAGCCCCCTTGCAAGACACAGTCAAAGCGATTTACCTTTCAGTCGACGATCTCAAAGTTGCAGCATCCATACTTTACAATGCGTATGTGGACGACCCCTTATTTATCGATATCTTTCAGGCGGAAAAAGAAGGTTATGAAAGTCGCCTTCGTTCAGCCATTCGCGAGGAACTTAACGCATTTTGGGTAGCAGAGCAGCCCATGATTGGTTTATTTGACGAAGATAGATTGATTGCAGTGGCATGCCTTACCGCACCAGATGCGGCATTTGGTGCAGGGCGTTACTGGCACTGGCGATTGAGAATGCTGCTAACCGCAGGTTTATTCGGCACCAAACAAATGCTGGAAAAAGAAGAGAAAGTAAGAGCGTTAGTACCTGCAGATAATTTTCATATGTTGAGTTTTATTGCGGTGCATCCTGATTATCAACACCACGGTCTTGGGCATATCTTGCTAGGCGCCATCGACAGTGTTGTCGAAGAAGACGACAAAAGCGAAGGCGTTTCGGTATTTGTGACCGTAGATAAACATCGTACGTTTTTTAACGACGATAACTACCAGGTTGTTGGACAACTAAGCCTTTCCCATGTTCAAGGGGAAGTTATGTTTAGACAAAAGTGATGCTTTTTTATTTAACATGTTACCCCTATCAGAATATCGCCGAAAACAGTTCCAATCTTTACGCCAAATTTACCACAGCGTTTGTAAGACATTTCCTACAAATGCTGTGAGTGATCTTACCAAAATTCTGAAAGAATAATTCATACTAAAGTATATAGCCTTTGTTTTTAAAAGGTTTTTTTTCGTTAGCCAAAAGTCGTACAAAAACTTTTCTTAAATCTCTGTAATTCAATATGGCGGTAATATTTAGAAGGGATACTATGAACATGTCACAAGGAAACACGACGAGTCAGGGATTGAGTCAGGAATTCATTAAAGGATTAAATTAGGACAACTTAAGGAAGAGATTCTCACAAGGTTGTGAGTAAAAGGAAGGGACGCAGTAGGGAGTTGCGAAACAAGGAAGTGACAAAGGATTGAAGGGAACGAACGGATTTCATGGATGGCATGTGTGATAGGAATGTCACAGACAGGACGTAGCATGGATAAGGACAAAGCTAGCAGGGAGCTAGTGGCACGGAGCCAAGGGCAAGGCGGCCTTAAAGGGATTTCCAGTTTGCATGGACGAGCAAACCAAGGATGAAAGAGGGACATGCTAAAGGATTAGCAAAGCTGTAGCAGGATGTGCAGCAAACAAAGGACGAAGGAAGGGAAGGTCAGCGGAGTCTGACAAGGACAGCCTCAGGATGAGGAACACTGCATGTAGGATGTGCGGTAACAAAGGAAAAAAGGAAAGGGACCTACGCATGGAAGTGTAGCTCGCACAGGAAGTCGCGAGAGTAGATGGAAAGGGGCGTATACGGATTTTAATCGGGAAGATTTTAGTCGCAAAGGATCGCGGAGAAGGATACTCAAAATTCCAGGAAAAAGGGGAGCCGTCAGGTTCCCCTTTTTTTTGGCGGTGTGGGAAACCTATTTTCCAGTTTTCTAAAAATTATTTCTTAGTACTGAAGAGTCGTAAACCCCTGAACATAAGCACCTACACCCTATGCGGTGGTACTTCGGTTCGCATAACTCTCACGCCTATCAATTCGACTTCGCCGGTATACCTGTCTTCACCATTACTTGAAAACTCAAAGTGGAATAAGCTGTGCCAGTCCGGTTTACCAAACTTAAATGAGAACCGAGTTTTAGCTCTTGCCACACTTAACAACTGTAAACCATGTTTATCGCAGTATTGGTTTAGATAAGCGTTTGTGCGTTCTGAAATAGCCCGTATACGCCAAAATTGATAGCCAGTAAAACCAATTGTTAACCATATGACCAATTCAAGTAATGTCATCTACTTTCTCGCCTGTGCAAACAACCGCTGAAATGCCTTGCTAAGAATATCCGAGTTGGCGTCTGAGTGTAGCAGCGTAAGTACTTGTCTGCGCAATTTCGGAATTTGGACTAAATCAGAAAAGAAACCAGCAAATAAGGCACCTTGGTGACCTTCTTTTTCGTCAACTTTTGCAGCTTGTTCTAAAAAGTTACTAAGTAGGAGCGGTTCCATTTGCTCAAAATGCCGAGCCGCTATAACACTTAAAATATCGAGACGCTGTGTTTTTTCATTCTTCAATAAGTCTAGTAGCTTACTATTTACCGCTGGGTTGAAGTTTCCTTCAGACGTGCCTCTCAAAGCCGCTAGATTGATGTCGTCGCCATCATCAATTTTGCTCAAATACATAGCCAATAAGTTATCTGACAAAGAAACGCTCTCGCTTGTCTCCATAAGCGTATTAACAAACACATCTGAGTAAAGTGCTACATTGGCTTTAATTGCTTTTTCTAACACATCTCTCTTTGCGTGCCTGCTGAAACCATGTATAAAATCTGCAACGCTTTGCATAGATATTTGTTGCCAATCCACAAGCTGTGGGGCTTGGATGTAAGCTTCAACTTTCTGCGCTTCTTCGCTTAAGGGGTGGTTTAACGTGCTTTTGACTAGCGCATTAAACTGAGCAAGTTGCGATTGGTTCGGAACGAAGGAATAAGGGTTGTCGGGCAATTGCTGTGCATTTTCGGTATCTTCTGCAATCGACTTCCCTAATGCATCCACAATAATTTCTAGAAAATGATTTCTAGCAGCTGCAACGACCAAGCCTTGCTCATCAAGTGGTAGCTTTATAAACCAAATATAGTGTTGCGAAGAAGCATTTTTGTTCCAAAAAACAATACCGAACCACGCATGTTGTTGACGAGGGTAGGGCGCGTAAGCACTGCCATTTTCTATTTCTAGAAACGTTTGATTATGTGTGGGTTCAATACGTCGACCTAAATCAAAAACATGATATTCAGTGCCTGCGTGTAACAAAAACTCACTGATAGAATTGATACTGTTAGCGCTCATAACTCGTTCCAAAATACTGCTTTAATTAAATGTTGCTAGGCCCGTAGACCTTTGATGTTCAGCAAAGATCAACCGCCTCTAGGACGCGCTTATATTCGCGAGGGTCATCGGTAAACGTCATTAATGGTATCACAGCAGAAGAATTTCAACGATACAACACACTGACTTATGTTGGCCTTAAGCCCCTGATATACTGCGCGCTATAAATTGAAGCATATTAGGATAGCGGAGAAGTAGTGAATCAAGCGAATAGTAGCCGTCATTTAGCTTTCATCAACGCACTTGAGCAATTAGAAGCTGTAATGCAGCAAGATGGTGTTTGGCCAGATGAAGTACCCAATGACCAAGCGCTTAAAAATGCAATAGGAAGTAAAGTACCTTTCGCAGCAGATTGTTTTTCTTTTGAAGCTTGGCTAGCTTTTGTTTTTATACCCAAAATGCGCATTTTATTGAGCCAATCGCACCCTATACCGGCGATGCAAATTACACCCGCAGCAGAAGTATATTTATCACCCGCGAATCAAAGTACTCTGTCCGCGCTAAAAAATATTGACGATATTGCCAGCGGAGACATTGGATGAGTAAGCTGGGCCAAGCTTCAGGTATCCCACAAAAGGGCCTGTCAGATGATGCAATAGAGCGTCTAGAAATGCAGTTTAGTGAAAAAGCCAATGTTGAAGAACAAGATAGCGCGAGCTCTCTTCACTTACCTGTTTTATACCAAGATGAGCATATCATTGCGATAAATAAGCCCCCAGGCTTGCTAGTGCACAGGAGTCCTATAGATAGGCATGAAACCGTTTTTGCGGTGCAGACGCTTAGAGATCAAATCGGCAAGCACGTATTTCCAGCTCATCGCTTAGATAGACCTACATCAGGTGTGTTGGTGTTTAGTTTTAGCTCAGAAATAGCGGCAAAGCTAGGTAAACAACTGATGGATAAGCAGGTGGCTAAGGTATATCACGCTGTGGTTAGAGGCTTCGTCAACCATACCGGCTTTATTGATTATGCCCTTAAGTACCGTTATGACAAAATTGCAGACAAACACAAAAGGCCACAGCAAGCTCCCCAGCCAGCGTCCACCATGTATGAGTCACTAGCAAAGTTTGAATTGCCCGAGCCTGTAGGTAGATATCAAAGTGCTAGATATTCGTTAGTAAAACTTTCTCCCAGTACCGGGCGTAAGCACCAGCTTCGAAGGCACATGGTACACATTCGTCACCCCATTATTGGCGATACAACTCACGGCGATGGGAAGCAAAACAAATTCGCTAAACAGCACTTTAATTTTAATAATTTGGCCTTAAGTTGTACTCATATGGGCTTTTCTCATCCTGTTAGCGGTAAATGGATAACGATTAATGGTGAGATGCACAATGAAATGCAACAATTCGTAAACAGGTTAAAACCGTTTAGCTTGATAAGATAGAAATACTTTCCGCCTGTCGACATGGGCGACGATCATTGGTTTAAGAGGTAAAAATGGCAACATTGAAAATTATTGCGGGTACAGTATACGGTAACGCGCAACACGTAGCTGAGCAGGTGGAAGAAAATTTAGCTGAGCAGGGAGTAGATTGTTCACTCGAAAGCGACCCATCAGTAGCCGATTTTACTGATGCTGACGCACTGTTAATTATCACCTCAACGACAGGTCAGGGCGATGTTCCACCTAACCTAGAGTTTGTGTTTTCAGATTTAAAAGACGAATCACCGATGCTAACGGGTAAGCCTTTCGCTGTTGCAGCGCTAGGTGATAGTAGCTATGGCGAAAGCTTTTGTGGAGCAGGTAAACAATTCCAAGAGTTACTTACTGAACTGCAAGGTAACGCGGTTACTAATATGTTAGAAGTTGATGCTATTGAAACCCTAGAGCCAGAAAAAGACGTGGTAGAGTGGGTTAACACCATCAAGGACAAGCTTTTGTCTTAAGGGTTGATGGCTTATTGGTTAAAAATAGAAAGAGGCGCTAAGGCGCCTCTTTTTTATATGCGAACGTCGTTAGTTACCTAACGATGCATAAATTTTTATTCAACACCGCGAAGTAGAGCGTTAATACCTACTTTAGCGCGGGTTTTCGCATCAACTTTTTTCACGATGATTGCTGCGTATAGGCTGTATTTGCCATCTGCGCTAGGTAGGTTACCCGCAACAACCACAGAGCCCGCTGGTACACGGCCGTAGTGAACTTCACCGGTCTCACGATCATAGATACGCGTGCTCTGACCGATATAAACGCCCATTGAAATCACTGAGCCTTCTTCAACGATAACACCTTCTACGATTTCAGAACGCGCACCGATAAAACAGTTGTCTTCAATAATGGTTGGGTTTGCTTGAAGTGGCTCTAATACGCCACCGATGCCTACACCACCAGAAAGGTGAACATTTTTACCAATCTGCGCACACGAGCCTACTGTAGCCCACGTATCAACCATAGTGCCTTCATCAACAAATGCACCAATGTTTACGTACGAAGGCATAACAACTGCGTTTTT encodes:
- the queF gene encoding NADPH-dependent 7-cyano-7-deazaguanine reductase QueF (Catalyzes the NADPH-dependent reduction of 7-cyano-7-deazaguanine (preQ0) to 7-aminomethyl-7-deazaguanine (preQ1) in queuosine biosynthesis) — translated: MSTDNSPQKIIISAPDDLSLGKQVDYEFEYNPSLLQGVPRSLSRDTLSLNDSELPFDGIDTWTGYELSWLNEKGKPNVAILECHVPITSPNLIESKSFKLYLNSFNQSKLASPEEVQNVLQADLSKCAGEQVQVKLILPQQFTALQFKEFEGILLDNLDVEIEQYSPNTQYLAVTENNADTKETLVSHLLKSNCLITSQPDWASIQIRYEGKAIDHEGLLKYLISFRQHNEFHEQCVERIYNDIMQHCKPAKLTVCARYTRRGGLDINPFRSNFEAPYANHRQARQ
- a CDS encoding GNAT family N-acetyltransferase; this encodes MNTDAHNNALAPLQDTVKAIYLSVDDLKVAASILYNAYVDDPLFIDIFQAEKEGYESRLRSAIREELNAFWVAEQPMIGLFDEDRLIAVACLTAPDAAFGAGRYWHWRLRMLLTAGLFGTKQMLEKEEKVRALVPADNFHMLSFIAVHPDYQHHGLGHILLGAIDSVVEEDDKSEGVSVFVTVDKHRTFFNDDNYQVVGQLSLSHVQGEVMFRQK
- a CDS encoding DUF3301 domain-containing protein; its protein translation is MTLLELVIWLTIGFTGYQFWRIRAISERTNAYLNQYCDKHGLQLLSVARAKTRFSFKFGKPDWHSLFHFEFSSNGEDRYTGEVELIGVRVMRTEVPPHRV
- the dapD gene encoding 2,3,4,5-tetrahydropyridine-2,6-dicarboxylate N-succinyltransferase; the protein is MNELKAIIEDAFENRDSISPSSAPDEVRDAVAQAIDLLNSGKGRVAEKIAGEWVVHQWLKKAVLLFFRLHNNDVIEGAESKFYDKVPLKYTNYTAEQFAADGARIVPPAAVRTGTFVGKNAVVMPSYVNIGAFVDEGTMVDTWATVGSCAQIGKNVHLSGGVGIGGVLEPLQANPTIIEDNCFIGARSEIVEGVIVEEGSVISMGVYIGQSTRIYDRETGEVHYGRVPAGSVVVAGNLPSADGKYSLYAAIIVKKVDAKTRAKVGINALLRGVE
- the truC gene encoding tRNA pseudouridine(65) synthase TruC — encoded protein: MQFSEKANVEEQDSASSLHLPVLYQDEHIIAINKPPGLLVHRSPIDRHETVFAVQTLRDQIGKHVFPAHRLDRPTSGVLVFSFSSEIAAKLGKQLMDKQVAKVYHAVVRGFVNHTGFIDYALKYRYDKIADKHKRPQQAPQPASTMYESLAKFELPEPVGRYQSARYSLVKLSPSTGRKHQLRRHMVHIRHPIIGDTTHGDGKQNKFAKQHFNFNNLALSCTHMGFSHPVSGKWITINGEMHNEMQQFVNRLKPFSLIR
- a CDS encoding flavodoxin; amino-acid sequence: MATLKIIAGTVYGNAQHVAEQVEENLAEQGVDCSLESDPSVADFTDADALLIITSTTGQGDVPPNLEFVFSDLKDESPMLTGKPFAVAALGDSSYGESFCGAGKQFQELLTELQGNAVTNMLEVDAIETLEPEKDVVEWVNTIKDKLLS
- a CDS encoding DUF3549 family protein, which encodes MSANSINSISEFLLHAGTEYHVFDLGRRIEPTHNQTFLEIENGSAYAPYPRQQHAWFGIVFWNKNASSQHYIWFIKLPLDEQGLVVAAARNHFLEIIVDALGKSIAEDTENAQQLPDNPYSFVPNQSQLAQFNALVKSTLNHPLSEEAQKVEAYIQAPQLVDWQQISMQSVADFIHGFSRHAKRDVLEKAIKANVALYSDVFVNTLMETSESVSLSDNLLAMYLSKIDDGDDINLAALRGTSEGNFNPAVNSKLLDLLKNEKTQRLDILSVIAARHFEQMEPLLLSNFLEQAAKVDEKEGHQGALFAGFFSDLVQIPKLRRQVLTLLHSDANSDILSKAFQRLFAQARK
- a CDS encoding DUF3192 domain-containing protein, which codes for MKTVLLSVALASSVLLSGCVVSVGGGSDSHYGADWEDREFNNRKHIANLETGTSYESVLRKMGVADFNELFEKQDGTYRVLYYRTQKTMGDGITTKDECTPLVFRNSSLVGWGDSAYSLMH
- the syd gene encoding SecY-interacting protein — encoded protein: MALTIPAQLDKFVSSYVEQAEAKGLKIAFDSEWPSPCYKNSVNDGELVTWAPVLQSPPHSFDNVEDALALTLNPDYCQFFTRYYSDNLKATAPQGNCELLQVFNSEDFERLQQNLIGHLLMKQRLKQAPTLFFGLTDEEDFILTVVNESGEVALEQVGREPAKILAPSLAVFLEQLTPRA
- a CDS encoding YqcC family protein yields the protein MNQANSSRHLAFINALEQLEAVMQQDGVWPDEVPNDQALKNAIGSKVPFAADCFSFEAWLAFVFIPKMRILLSQSHPIPAMQITPAAEVYLSPANQSTLSALKNIDDIASGDIG